From the Cryptomeria japonica chromosome 2, Sugi_1.0, whole genome shotgun sequence genome, one window contains:
- the LOC131060511 gene encoding basic leucine zipper 10 yields MGSEASGPFSPFGAGRVIIKPGSDRFVPILPSSIGFQSSQMLACHSNQSSLHINSATPTHQAQFNDEVHAVFNAQYSNICIDSNSMYQPSSNLISCQTKPTKRSVLSVEKMGPSHDALNSSSSASGGNGETISPSDDEAENQHMIDERKQRRMLSNRESARRSRMRKQQRLVELKAQVDHLRAEKGHILNKFNITSQYYADITEENSLLRSQALELNQKLQQLHQTLNAQSHSGFRSESGHCNAASLSLESGNIDQFWASSDLLF; encoded by the coding sequence ATGGGCTCTGAAGCATCAGGACCGTTTTCACCTTTTGGAGCAGGAAGGGTCATCATAAAGCCAGGATCTGATAGGTTTGTGCCTATTTTGCCCTCTTCAATTGGCTTTCAATCAAGCCAGATGCTTGCTTGTCATTCAAACCAAAGTAGTCTTCATATAAACTCTGCAACTCCAACCCATCAAGCACAGTTCAATGATGAAGTCCATGCTGTGTTTAATGCCCAATATAGCAATATCTGTATTGATAGCAATTCTATGTACCAGCCATCCTCAAATCTGATTTCTTGTCAGACCAAGCCCACCAAGAGATCAGTACTGTCTGTGGAAAAGATGGGTCCAAGTCATGATGCACTGAATTCTTCTAGCAGTGCATCTGGGGGAAATGGAGAAACAATCTCTCCTTCTGATGATGAAGCAGAGAACCAACATATGATAGATGAGAGGAAGCAGAGGAGGATGTTGTCTAACAGAGAATCAGCAAGAAGGTCTAGGATGAGGAAACAACAACGTTTGGTTGAACTCAAGGCTCAGGTGGATCACTTGAGAGCAGAGAAAGGCCACATACTCAACAAATTCAATATTACTTCACAGTACTATGCTGACATAACTGAAGAAAATAGCCTGTTGAGATCACAGGCATTGGAGCTCAATCAGAAGCTACAACAACTGCATCAAACACTGAATGCTCAATCACATAGTGGCTTCAGAAGTGAAAGTGGGCATTGCAATGCTGCAAGTCTAAGTTTAGAATCTGGAAATATTGATCAGTTTTGGGCCTCTTCTGATCTTTTGTTTTGA